Part of the Syntrophorhabdaceae bacterium genome is shown below.
CGTCATACCCTGGCCCGATTGTTGGGGAACTTTCGGGGGCCAGGTCGAAGAAGGAGAAACGCCCCTGGAGGCTATTCGGCGGGAGATCAGAGAAGAGCTCGATCTCGAGATCCCCGCCCCGGAATATTTCGGCAATTTTCCCTATGACGGCTATGACATCTATATGTACCGGCTGGTGGCGGCCGACTTCACACTCGAGGAAGTGACGGTGCTCGAGGGGCAAAGGGCCGCGTTCTTTTCTCTCCGGGGCGTCGTCGAAAGCCCGTGCGCGGCAAACTGCAAGGAGATCGTCATCGCCTATTATCAGATGTTTCATTGATCCCGGAGCTGCCGTTACTGTATGTCTCATGATAGTGCCAGCCTATCCATAATGATTTTCTCCACCAGTGCGGTATTTACCTCATCGACACCCTTCCTGAGGAAGCGCCCGGCACCCCGGGGATGCCACACCACGGGGTCAAAATCGATAAAGACCGTAACCGTGTAAAGGCCGCAGGCGCCCGCGAAATGGGCCATTCCCGAATCGTTCGATACGAAGATGCCCCCTTCCGAAAAGAACTCCTTCACGTCGGTGAGTTCGGTGAGGGTGATACTCTCCGGAAGCCCCAATCTGAGATCGAAAGGCTCCATGACCGCGGTCTCGATATCCCGCGATTTAAGTGAGTGATAGAGTTCGATGAAGTTATCCTCATGCCACTTTTCTTTCTTGAAGCCTTTCTCGGGATAGAGTATCACTCGTGAGCCGGGCCGGGGGGAGACCTCCTTCCTGAGGGCCCCTATCCCATGGCGCGCAAGCTGGGCCAGCTGGAAATCCTCCACATGAGTCGCCTGTGCCTGTAAGGAGATATTCCCGAAGGCGCCTTCCGGGTACATTTCAATAAAAAGAAGGGGCGACCGCGAGAAAGGCTGCCACCGCGACCTCAGGCTCCCTTCCCTGTCCTTGCCGATAAAGACGATCCGTTCCCAGGTAATCTCCGCAGGCCGGGAGGAGAAGAGATAGAGCCACCGGGCCGATTCGATTCCATGGACCCTGTCGAAATACTCCTGAAAGAGGCTGAGGAAGCGCTTGGTGCCGAGACCCACGAGGGGCGCGTGAAAGTGGTGGCGGAGGGATTGGAAGAGGGATTCGGAAAGGCACAGGTCGCCGAGCCCCCCGAGGTGAATGCAGAGAATCTCTTCAGAATTCATGAGCGGTTACACGATAAATCTTTTCGGGGGTGGAGCCTTTCGCCCTTACGCCCCCTCTCATTTGATGGCAGAGAGGGCCTTTATGATATCCGCGCCCCCCCGGTAGGTCTCTTTCTTGCCGCCGTCGGTTATGACGCAGGAAGGGGTCTGATTGATCTTGTCTTCCTGGATATAACCCGCGAGCACGGCAAATACGGCGGCAGGGTCGTATGGCTGGAACCGCAGATAATTCTTGGAAAGATACTCCTCCAGTGCAGGGGGATTATTGATAACCGGGTTACCGTCCTTTTGCTGCTTCGCCGCTTCAAAGAGAATATTTCGCGCCTTGAGGAGATATTCCGGCTCTCTCCTGTCGCGGTAGATGAAGAGGA
Proteins encoded:
- a CDS encoding thioredoxin domain-containing protein, with translation MKTPSIARLTALFVLLGFLLAPLYSTAQDGKTAFLAKDNLVPVLGSGKVKVRFYTDYFCGPCRALEPKIEPLIADLVKRNAITITFIDAPFHTYSSLYAKYFLFIYRDRREPEYLLKARNILFEAAKQQKDGNPVINNPPALEEYLSKNYLRFQPYDPAAVFAVLAGYIQEDKINQTPSCVITDGGKKETYRGGADIIKALSAIK
- a CDS encoding NUDIX domain-containing protein — encoded protein: MKKIRPQCGLIIENGEGEVLLQLRDNIPVIPWPDCWGTFGGQVEEGETPLEAIRREIREELDLEIPAPEYFGNFPYDGYDIYMYRLVAADFTLEEVTVLEGQRAAFFSLRGVVESPCAANCKEIVIAYYQMFH